TGCGTCCTTGCCGCCCTTCAGTTCGAAGGCCACCAAAGTGGAGCCTCCGGACATCTGCCGTGCGATGATATCCGCCTGCGGATGATCGGCGCGGCCGGGATAGATGACCTTGGCGACCTTGCCGCTATCGGCGAGGAAATCGGCGATCTTCGCGGCATTCTCCGTCTGCTGCTTGACGCGAAGCGGCAGGGTCTCGATGCCCTTCAGAAGCGTCCAGGCGTTGAACGGCGACATGGCCGGGCCCGTATGGCGGAAATAGTCCTGCAGCTCTTCTTCGATCCACTTCTTGTCGGAGAGGATCACGCCACCCAGGCAGCGGCCCTGGCCGTCAATATGTTTGGTGGCCGAATAAACCACGATATGGGCGCCGAGTTCGAGCGGCTTCTGGAAAAGCGGCGTCGCAAAGACGTTATCGACCACCACTTTCGCGCCGATCTGGTTGGCGAGCTTCGCCACACCGGCAATATCAACCACTTCGAGCGTCGGGTTGGTCGGGCTTTCAAGGAAGAACAGCTTGGTGTTCGGCTGGATCGCCTTTTCCCAATTGTCGAGATCACGTCCGTCGATCAGCGTGCATTCGATGCCGTATTTCGGTGCGAGCGTTTCCACCACCCAGCGGCAGGAGCCGAAAAGGGCTCGTGCGGCAACGATGTGATCGCCGGCGCGCAGCTGGCACATGATGGCGGCGGTGACGGCGGCCATGCCGGAGGCAAGCGCGCGCGCGTCTTCCGCGCCTTCCAGCAGGCACATGCGCTTTTCGAACATGTCATTGGTCGGGCTGGCGTAGCGGGCGTAGATGAAGCCATCCGTTTCGCCCTTGAAGCGGGCTTCGGCGGCTTCGGAGTTTTCGTAAACGAAACCCTGGGTCAGATAGATCGCTTCCGACGTTTCACCATAGGGTGAGCGTAGCGTACCGCCGTGAACGAGCTGGGTTGCCGGGCGCCATTTATTGCTCATGTGATCACCTTCAAAACAAAAAAACCGGCCGCAAAAGCAGACCGGTTCCTAGCACCCGGTCTTTTTAGCCACTTGTTTAACGTGGCTGCAAGCCGACCGGCCAAATCACCACGGGATAAGCTTGCCATACTGCCGTTACCGGCTTGCGTCAATGCTTTCCTTTTGGTTTTGTCGCCGTAAAAAGGAATGATGACCATGACGAGAACCACGGGGACGAGAACCACGGGCATTTTGGCGGATGGCGCAATCCGGGCGCTGTTTGCGGGCGACAAGCTGAAAAGCGAGGCCGATCTCGATGTCGACCAGGTGCAGCCCGCCAGCCTCGATCTGCGGCTCGGCTCGAAAGCTTACCGCGTCCGCGCCAGCTTCATGCCTGGCCCCGGAACCCGCGTCATCGACAAGCTCAACCGCTTCAGCCTGCACGAGGTCGATCTCAGCCAGGGTGCGGTGCTGGAAACCGGCTGTGTCTATATCGTTCCCTTGATGGAAAGCCTTGCTCTGCCGGCGGACATGTCGGCCTCAGCCAATCCGAAAAGCTCGACCGGCCGGCTTGATATATTCACCCGCGTGATGACCGACAATGCCCAGGAATTTGACAAGATTCCGGCTGGCTATACTGGTCCGCTTTATCTGGAAATCAGCCCGCGCACTTTCCCCATCGTGGTGCGCCGCGGCTCGCGCCTGTCGCAGATTCGCTTCCGCATCGGCCACGCACTTCTCAATGAAAGTGAAGTGCTGAAGCTGCACGAGACGGAAACGCTGGTAGCTAGCGAAAACCCGAACGTGACGGGCGGCGGCATTGCGCTGTCGATCGACCTCAAGGGTTTCGGTGAGAACGGGCTGATCGGTTACCGCGGCAAACATCATACGGCGGTGGTGGATGTCGACAAGAAGGCCCAGCACGATGTCCTCGATTTCTGGGAACCGCTCTTCGCGCGCGGGCGTGCGGAACTGATCCTCGATCCGGATGAATTCTATATCCTCGTTTCACGCGAAGCCGTGCATGTGCCACCGCTTTATGCAGCCGAAATGACGCCTTTCGACCCGTTGGTGGGCGAATTCCGCGTGCATTACGCCGGTTTCTTCGATCCTGGCTTCGGCCATGCGCAGGCCGGCGGCACCGGCAGCCGCGCCGTACTTGAAGTCCGCAGCCACGAGGTGCCCTTCATCCTGGAACACGGCCAGATCGTCGGCCGGCTGGTTTACGAACACATGCTGGAAAAACCGGAAGGCCTCTATGGCACCGGCCTCGGCTCAAACTATCAGGCGCAGGGGCTGAAGCTCTCCAAACATTTCCGCGCCGAATAATGAACCCCGGCGGGCCGCTTGACACCCGCCGCGAACTGTCCGATGTCTTAGCCTGCGCGGGTGTAGCTCAATGGTAGAGCAGCAGCTTCCCAAGCTGAATACGAGGGTTCGATTCCCTTCACCCGCTCCACCTTATTTCTCAGGGCTTCTAGCCGATTATGATTGTTGAAGAAGCTGCGAATTTTACAGGTTGTTTTACACACGGTGTTCACCGTTTGACCTCTTTACCTATTGTCTTTGTGCTTCGATGGTAGGTTTTAAGTAGTGTAAATTGGCTTCGAAATCTCTTTTCAAACATGCCCATAAAGGTTCGGTAAATGTGGCCAGCGCTTGCAAGGTGCCTTGTTCCCAAATAGACAATCCAGATGTTGAATGCAGAGACTGGAGAGTGACGTGGCTGAGATTATCTACGGCGATCAGCATGTGTCGATGGCGCAACGCCAGCTCGTTGAAGTTTTTGGCGCGGGCAACGTACCGGGCACTCTGTATCTCGGTTACCCAATACTACTGAACGCACAGGGCAACGTTAAGGTTGACGCGCTCTATGTGTCTCCCTTTCACGGAGTTTGGGCATTCGATTTGGAGCACGGGAACAATGACCCGGGGAAACAGGAGGAGTTCGAAGAAATCGAATCCTCTACCGAGCGTCTCTACAACGCACTTCATTCAAAACTATTGGAGGACGATGGCCTCGTTAAGCGCTCCAAGCTACAGGTGCCTGTCAACGTCATAACGCTATCAGTAGATCAATCTTTTGATGACGAATACGTACGCTTTCTAACTATCGACCAAGTTAATAGCGCACTGCAGCAAGGTGTCGAGATTCCCCGAGCGTATTATGAGCGCCTGTGCTCGGTAATCGAGCGAACAGCAACTATCCGACCTAAAAAACAAAGGGCGGCTGTCAGCAAAACCGGATCGCGTGGAGCGATAATCAAAGAGATCGAAAAGAAAATTGCTAACCTCGATGCTTTTCAGAAAAAGGCTGCGATAGAAATTCCGTCCGGCGTTCAGCGCATTCGTGGCTTAGCAGGTTCCGGTAAGACCATCGTACTGGCATTGAAGGCTGCTTTTTTACACACGAAAAACCCCGACTGGCAGATTGTAATAACCTTTCAGACTAGAACTCTTTATCAGCAATTCCGCAGGCTAGTGCGTCAGTTCTGTTTTGAGTTCTCGAAAAGCGAACCTGACTGGTCCAAGCTTTTAGTGATGCATGCTTGGGGTGGCGCGACGACACCGGGCCTCTACACCAGCTTCGCGGAAGCTGCATCGCTTAAAAAAATGACGTTCTCTGAGGCGTCCAGCAAATATGGTCAGAATGGCGCATTTAGAGGGGCGTGCAGCGAATTGCTACAGGCATCGAAAGCTGGTGGCGAGATTCGTCCAATTTACGATGTAATTCTTATAGACGAAGCCCAAGATTTCCCCGCAGAGTTTTTTGAACTGGTTTTTCTATATACGAAAGACCCCAAGCGAATCGTATACGCCT
This window of the Agrobacterium fabrum str. C58 genome carries:
- a CDS encoding O-succinylhomoserine sulfhydrylase is translated as MSNKWRPATQLVHGGTLRSPYGETSEAIYLTQGFVYENSEAAEARFKGETDGFIYARYASPTNDMFEKRMCLLEGAEDARALASGMAAVTAAIMCQLRAGDHIVAARALFGSCRWVVETLAPKYGIECTLIDGRDLDNWEKAIQPNTKLFFLESPTNPTLEVVDIAGVAKLANQIGAKVVVDNVFATPLFQKPLELGAHIVVYSATKHIDGQGRCLGGVILSDKKWIEEELQDYFRHTGPAMSPFNAWTLLKGIETLPLRVKQQTENAAKIADFLADSGKVAKVIYPGRADHPQADIIARQMSGGSTLVAFELKGGKDAAFKLQNALEIVKISNNLGDAKSLITHPGTTTHKNLSDEARAELGISGGTLRLSCGIEDTDDLLEDLAKGLAAVSA
- a CDS encoding 2'-deoxycytidine 5'-triphosphate deaminase, whose product is MTRTTGTRTTGILADGAIRALFAGDKLKSEADLDVDQVQPASLDLRLGSKAYRVRASFMPGPGTRVIDKLNRFSLHEVDLSQGAVLETGCVYIVPLMESLALPADMSASANPKSSTGRLDIFTRVMTDNAQEFDKIPAGYTGPLYLEISPRTFPIVVRRGSRLSQIRFRIGHALLNESEVLKLHETETLVASENPNVTGGGIALSIDLKGFGENGLIGYRGKHHTAVVDVDKKAQHDVLDFWEPLFARGRAELILDPDEFYILVSREAVHVPPLYAAEMTPFDPLVGEFRVHYAGFFDPGFGHAQAGGTGSRAVLEVRSHEVPFILEHGQIVGRLVYEHMLEKPEGLYGTGLGSNYQAQGLKLSKHFRAE
- a CDS encoding DEAD/DEAH box helicase, which produces MAEIIYGDQHVSMAQRQLVEVFGAGNVPGTLYLGYPILLNAQGNVKVDALYVSPFHGVWAFDLEHGNNDPGKQEEFEEIESSTERLYNALHSKLLEDDGLVKRSKLQVPVNVITLSVDQSFDDEYVRFLTIDQVNSALQQGVEIPRAYYERLCSVIERTATIRPKKQRAAVSKTGSRGAIIKEIEKKIANLDAFQKKAAIEIPSGVQRIRGLAGSGKTIVLALKAAFLHTKNPDWQIVITFQTRTLYQQFRRLVRQFCFEFSKSEPDWSKLLVMHAWGGATTPGLYTSFAEAASLKKMTFSEASSKYGQNGAFRGACSELLQASKAGGEIRPIYDVILIDEAQDFPAEFFELVFLYTKDPKRIVYAYDELQNLSDFDMLPAESLFGVRPDGTPNVELRNEPGRARSDIVLPICYRNSPWNLTAAHGLGFGTAREQAPNEPSNLIQLFDGSELWTDIGYSIVQGPLTAGSHVRLRRDEASTPAFFSELLSPEESLRFIQFDTLGDEVEWVANQIASNVNEDELELDDILVVIPDPYTSRSIGGKLIKSLGARGIGGHLVGVTSSLDEVFTSNSVAITSIYRAKGNEAPFVYVLGAESCSQGFGLARKRNMLFTAMTRSRAWVRVTGTGPSMANLIAEFNRIRQSNFELNFIYPTQEDLKKIRLLHRDRPQDEIDGLRQDQAAVERILLLLKSGQISASSLSPEIQAVFRNIQ